In the Armatimonadota bacterium genome, CTCCGGTCGGCCCGCGCCGCGGTAGGCGTCCACCGGGGTGGTGTTGGTGAGCACCCCGTGCACGGTGTAGTCGAGGGCGCCGAGGGTGTAGCACCCGGACAGCATCAGCCCGTGCAGGATGGTGGGAATGCCGGGCGCGCCCGTCGAGAGGTAGGCACCCATGTTCGCCCAGGTGGTCCCCCGCAGGGCCAGGAGCGTGCCGTCCTTCTTCGCCGCGATCTCCAGCTCGGTGATGTGGTCGCGGCCGTGGATGGTGGCCACGTAGTTCTCGCGCCGGTCCTCCGTCCACTTGACCGGCCGCCCCAGCACCCTGGCCAGGTAGGGGATCAGCGCGTCTTCGGGGTACACGTGGATCTTGGACCCGAAGCCGCCGCCCACCTCGGGCGCGATCACCCGCACCTTGTGCTCGGGCCACCCCAGGATGCCGGAGATCACGAGCCGGTGGATGTGCGGGTTCTGCGAGGTGACCCACACGGTGACCTCGCCGGTGGCTGGGTTGGCGTGGGCAGCCACCGCGCGCGTCTCCACGGCGTTGGGGATGAGCCGGTGGTTGACCATGCGCTGCCGCACGACCACCTCGGCCTGCCGAAAGGCCGCCTCGACGTCGCCACCGGCCACCTTCCACGTGAACGCCACGTTGCGGGGGATGTCGTCGTGCAGTTGCACCGCGCCGGGACGGGCCGCCTGCTCCTGGTCCACGACCGCCGGGAGTGGCTCGTAGGTCACGTCCACCAGGGCCGCGGCGTCGCGGGCGGCGTAGCGGTCCTCGGCCACGACCACGGCGACACCCTCGCCGACGTAGCGCACGCGGTCGATCGCCAGCACCGGCCGTGTGGGCACCTTGAGGTCGGCGTTGGGAATCAGCCAGGCGCAGGGCACGGCGCCGAGCTTGCCCGCCAGGTCCGCGCCGGTGTAGACGGCCAGCACGCCGGGATGGGCGCGGGCGCGAGCGGTGTCCACGCGCACGATGCGCGCGTGCGCATGGGGACTGCGGACGATGACGGCATGCGCCGCGCCCACGAGCCTGACGTCATCGGTGTAGGTGGCACGGCCGGTGACGAGCTGGGGGTCGTCGCGGCGCTTCACGCTGGCGCCGAAGAGCTTGGTGACGGCCACGCCCCCTCACCTCCCCCCACCGGCAGCCGCGCGGGCGGGCTGCCCCGCCATCTTGCGCGCCGCGCTCATGATGGCGTTGACGATGTGCTGGTAGCCGGTGCACCGACACAGGTTGCCCTCGAGGCCGTGGCGGATCTGGTCCTCGGTCGGGTCGGGGTAGCGCTCGAGGAGCTGGAGCGCGGTCATGAGCATGCCGGGGGTGCAGAACCCGCACTGCAGCCCGTGCTCTTCCCAGAAGGCCTCCTGGAGTGGGTGGAGCTGCCCGTCTCTGGCGAGGCCTTCCACGGTCTGAATCGTCCCGCCATCGGCCTGGACGGCCAGGACCGTGCACGACTTGACCGCCTGCCCGTTGAGGAGGATGGTGCACGCGCCGCAGCTGGTGGTGTCGCACCCGATGTGCGTGCCGGTCAGGCCCAGCACGTCACGGATGTAGTGCACCAGCAGCAGCCGGGGCTCGACGTCGTGGGTGGCGGTGACCCCGTTGGTCGTGATGGTCACCTTCACGCGCTCTCACCTCCTGGCGGCTATGGGCTGGATTCCGGGTGTGCGAAAGCCCTTCGGCGCATGGGCGCTGCTTCCCTGCGGGCGCCGCCGGGGGGAGTCGCCGTGCCACGTCCCCGCAGGCGCGACCACCGGCCACCGTACGATTTGCGGGCGGCGAACTCTACGCCACGCCCATGCAGGCGCGACCACCGCCTGCGTCGAACTCGCCCGGCGAGCAGGTGGTCCAGCCATGTCGACCCAGTCCGCGGCCCGCATCGTCTGGACGCCGGACCCTGCCCGGGCCCGGGCCAGCCGCCTGGCGCGCCTGATCGCCCGCGCGGGCGCCCCTGACTACGACGCCCTCTACCGCCGATCGGTCGAGGACCCGGCGTGGTTCTGGCAGCTCGTGGTGGAGGACCTGGGCCTGGAGTGGTTCCGCCCCTACACGCAGGTGCTCGACACCAGCCAGGGCGTTCCGTGGGCCCGCTGGTTCGTCGGCGGCCAGGCCAACCTGACCTGGAACTGTCTGGACCGGCACGTGCGCGCCGGGCGCGGCGACCGCCCCGCGCTCGTCTACGAAGGCGACGACGGCACCGTGCGGACGCTGACCTACGAAGAGCTGCTCGAGGAGGTCTGCCGGCTGGCGTTCGCCCTGCGCGGGCTGGGCATCGGCCGGGGCGACGTGGCGGGCGTCTTCCTCCCCATGATCCCCGAGGCGGTCATCGCCACGCTGGCGCTGTCGCGCATCGGCGCCATCTACATCCCGTGCTTCTCGGGGTTTGCGGCCCCCGCAGTGGCCACGCGCCTGGCCGACGGCGGCGCCACGCTGCTGGTCACCGCCGACGGCTTTGTGCGGCGCGGGCAGGTCGTGCCGATGAAGGAAACGGCAGACGCGGCCGCGGCCGAACTGCCCGGGCTACGCCACGTGGTGGTCGTGCGGCACCTGGGCCGCGACGTGCCCTGGACCGCAGGGCGCGACCGCTGGTGGCACGAGCTGACCCGCACCTACCCGCGCGCGTGCCCGCCCGAGCCCGTGGACAGCGAAGCGCCGTTCATGATCATCTACACCTCGGGCACCACGGGACGGCCCAAGGGATGCGTGCACGTCCACATGGGCTTCCCCCTCAAGGGCGCCATGGACATGGCCTACTGCTTCGACGTGGGCCAGGACGACCGGGTCTTCTGGTACACCGACCTGGGATGGATGATGGGGCCCTGGCTGATCCTGGGCACGCTGCTGCTGGGAGGCACCATGGTGCTCTTCGACGGCACGCCCGACCACCCCACGCCGGCTCGGCTCTGGCAGCTCGTCGAGCGCCACCGCGTCACCGTGCTGGGGATCTCCCCCACGGCGATCCGGGCGCTCATGCGGCACGGCCCACAGCCCCCGCATCAGCACGACCTCTCCAGCCTGCGCATCCTGGGGAGCACGGGCGAACCGTGGAACCCCGAACCCTGGCTGTGGTACTTCGAGCACGTGGGGCGCAGCCGGCTGCCGATCATGAACTACTCGGGGGGTACCGAGATCTCGGGCGGGATCCTCTGCTGCGACCTGCTGCATCCGCAGGCACCCACGGCGTTCACCGGGCCGATCCCCGGCATGGCCGCCGACGTCTACGACGAGCAGGGTCGGCCGGTGCGCGGAGCAGTAGGCGAGCTGGTGCTGACGCAACCCTGGCCCGGGATGACCCGGGGGTTCTGGCGCGACCCACAGCGCTACCTCGACACCTACTGGTCGCGGTGGCCCGGGGTCTGGGTGCACGGCGACTGGGTACGCGTCGACGACGACGGCTTCTGGTACATCCTGGGGCGCAGCGACGACACCCTGAACGTGGCGGGCAAGCGCATCGGCCCCGCCGAGGTCGAGTCGGCGCTCACGGCCCATCCGGCCGTGGCCGAAGCGGCGGCCATCGGCATCCCCCACCCGATCAAGGGCGAGGCGATCGCCTGCTTCGTGGTGCTGCGCCCCGGCCACGCGCCGGACGACGCACTGCGCGATGCGCTGCGCCAGACCGCGGCCGCCCAGCTGGGCAAGGCGCTCGCGCCCGAGGAGATCCACTTCGTGCGCGACCTGCCCAAGACGCGCAACGCCAAGGTGATGCGGCGCGTGATCCGGGCCCGGTACCTCGGCCGCGATCCAGGCGACCTGTCGTCGCTGGAGAACCCGCAGGCCGTGGAGGAGATCCCGCAGGGCGGGCGACCGGCAGACGTCGCGGGCGGCCCGCCAGCCCGATGAGGCCCGACAGTGGACCCGGGGCCACGGGCAACGCGCGGTGCTGGCGGCAGGCCGCAGGGGTCCCTGCGGCCGTGGATCCCTGCGCCGCCCCCGGCACGGCATCGCGCTCGCGCGCCAACCGCCGACGGACCAGACGACGATCGTGAAGGTCTGGCGCGGCGCGCCGACGCCGCTGGGGGCGACCTGGGACGGCCTGGGCGTCAACTTCGCGGTCTACAGCGAGCGCGCCGAGGCGGTCACACTGGTGCTGTTCGAGGGTCCCGACGACCCGGCAGGCCGCGAGGTACCACTGTCTGAGCGCACCGGTCCCATCTGGCACGGCTACGTCCCCGGCCTCGGGCCCGGCCAGCTCTACGGCTACCGG is a window encoding:
- a CDS encoding acetate--CoA ligase, which produces MSTQSAARIVWTPDPARARASRLARLIARAGAPDYDALYRRSVEDPAWFWQLVVEDLGLEWFRPYTQVLDTSQGVPWARWFVGGQANLTWNCLDRHVRAGRGDRPALVYEGDDGTVRTLTYEELLEEVCRLAFALRGLGIGRGDVAGVFLPMIPEAVIATLALSRIGAIYIPCFSGFAAPAVATRLADGGATLLVTADGFVRRGQVVPMKETADAAAAELPGLRHVVVVRHLGRDVPWTAGRDRWWHELTRTYPRACPPEPVDSEAPFMIIYTSGTTGRPKGCVHVHMGFPLKGAMDMAYCFDVGQDDRVFWYTDLGWMMGPWLILGTLLLGGTMVLFDGTPDHPTPARLWQLVERHRVTVLGISPTAIRALMRHGPQPPHQHDLSSLRILGSTGEPWNPEPWLWYFEHVGRSRLPIMNYSGGTEISGGILCCDLLHPQAPTAFTGPIPGMAADVYDEQGRPVRGAVGELVLTQPWPGMTRGFWRDPQRYLDTYWSRWPGVWVHGDWVRVDDDGFWYILGRSDDTLNVAGKRIGPAEVESALTAHPAVAEAAAIGIPHPIKGEAIACFVVLRPGHAPDDALRDALRQTAAAQLGKALAPEEIHFVRDLPKTRNAKVMRRVIRARYLGRDPGDLSSLENPQAVEEIPQGGRPADVAGGPPAR
- a CDS encoding (2Fe-2S)-binding protein, giving the protein MKVTITTNGVTATHDVEPRLLLVHYIRDVLGLTGTHIGCDTTSCGACTILLNGQAVKSCTVLAVQADGGTIQTVEGLARDGQLHPLQEAFWEEHGLQCGFCTPGMLMTALQLLERYPDPTEDQIRHGLEGNLCRCTGYQHIVNAIMSAARKMAGQPARAAAGGGR